A single window of Mycosarcoma maydis chromosome 1, whole genome shotgun sequence DNA harbors:
- a CDS encoding 60S ribosomal protein eL36, with the protein MGNSSNPAHKAGVPRTGLVWGINRGHQTERRVLAPRPSNRKGRQGERVKVIRSVVREVAGFAPYERRAMELIRNSKDKRARKFIKRRVGTLRRAKNKMESLTNVIAEQRRAGH; encoded by the exons ATGGGCAACTCCTCCAACCCCGCTCACAAGGCCGGCGTGCCCCGTACTG GACTCGTCTGGGGCATCAACCGCGGTCACCAGACCGAGCGACGAGTGCTTGCTCCTCGCCCCTCGAACCGCAAGGGTCGCCAGGGTGAGCGCGTCAAGGTCATCCGCTCCGTCGTTCGCGAGGTTGCCGGCTTCGCCCCTTACGAGCGTCGCGCCATGGAGCTCATCCGCAACTCCAAGGACAAGCGTGCGCGCAAGTTCATCAAGCGCCGTGTAGGAACGCTCCGTCGCGCTAAGAACAAGATGGAGAGCTTGACCAACGTCATCGCCGAACAGCGCCGCGCCGGTCACTAA
- a CDS encoding putative alpha,alpha-trehalose-phosphate synthase (UDP-forming), producing the protein MTSASTSSQGAPSTDPVTAAQQQHIEDLCKAGPVMEGASLIVVSNRLPVTIKVDPSVPGGYTFTLSSGGLVSALSGCKKTMNFTWIGWPGLSVPPKDEEYIEKRLREEYSCQPVWISDEIADRHYNGFSNSILWPLFHYHPGEMNFDETNWLAYREANLRFAEKIRSIVRQGDMVWVQDYHLMLLPLMLRTLIEGSEQQGATSQRELEHVRHGVDGTLQLQDDDLLAAPSAYDSLRGNGRINTPPADDGEGEGDDQGDYQGRDAALRSNSSATGRGLGTSDGSSGRGSIKIGFFLHTPFPSSEIYRILPVRREILLGILHCDLIGFHTYDYARHFLSSCTRILGLPTMPNGAEFEGRYVHVGTYPIGIEPSQFEDGLERESVKERIKSLQRRFEGVKIIVGVDRLDYIKGVPQKLHALETFLQDHPEWIGKVVLVQVAVPSRQDVEEYQNLRATVNEAVGRINGRFGTVESMPIHFLHRSVSFDELCALYAISDACLVTSTRDGMNLVSYEYIACQQQRAGVMILSEFAGAAQSLNGSLICNPWDAFAVSDAIHEALTMPANVRRENFEKLSRYVKKHTASWWGLSFVNDLKRIKVEGEAESPSAGVPSLPSRP; encoded by the coding sequence ATGACATCGGCTTCAACTTCCTCGCAGGGTGCACCCTCAACCGACCCCGTCACGGCtgcccagcagcagcacattGAGGACCTTTGCAAAGCCGGTCCGGTCATGGAAGGCGCATCTCTCATTGTCGTCTCGAACCGACTGCCCGTCACCATCAAAGTGGACCCATCGGTACCTGGCGGTTACACTTTCACACTTTCCTCCGGTGGTCTCGTCTCGGCTCTCTCGGGATGCAAAAAGACGATGAACTTCACCTGGATCGGCTGGCCAGGCCTTTCCGTGCCGCCCAAGGACGAAGAGTACATCGAGAAACGTCTGCGCGAAGAGTACAGCTGTCAACCCGTATGGATTTCAGACGAGATCGCTGATCGCCACTACAACGGGTTCTCGAATTCGATCCTCTGGCCGCTGTTTCACTACCATCCCGGTGAGATGAACTTTGACGAGACCAACTGGTTGGCTTATCGAGAGGCCAATCTGCGGTTTGCAGAGAAGATCAGGAGCATTGTTCGACAAGGAGATATGGTGTGGGTGCAGGATTATCATCTGATGTTGTTGCCGTTGATGCTGAGGACGTTGATCGAGGGGAGTGAGCAGCAGGGAGCTACATCGCAGAGGGAGTTGGAGCACGTGAGACACGGTGTGGATGGTACGTTGCAGCTTCAGGATGACGATCTACTAGCAGCCCCTTCGGCGTATGATTCGTTGCGAGGGAACGGACGCATCAACACGCCGCCGGCTGACGACGGTGAGGGTGAGGGTGATGACCAAGGCGATTATCAAGGTCGCGATGCAGCTCttcgcagcaacagcagtgCTACGGGTCGCGGTCTCGGAACCAGCGACGGCTCGAGCGGCCGAGGGTCCATCAAGATTGGATTCTTCCTTCACACTCCTTTCCCTTCCTCGGAGATCTACCGAATCTTGCCCGTTCGTCGAGAGATCCTACTCGGCATCTTGCACTGCGACCTGATCGGTTTCCACACCTACGATTATGCGCGTCACTTCCTCTCCTCGTGCACACGCATTCTTGGACTACCCACCATGCCCAACGGTGCCGAGTTCGAAGGCCGCTATGTTCACGTCGGCACGTACCCGATCGGTATCGAGCCTTCACAGTTCGAGGACGGTCTGGAACGCGAAAGCGTCAAGGAACGGATCAAGAGTCTGCAACGTCGATTCGAAGGTGTCAAGATCATCGTCGGTGTCGATCGATTGGATTACATCAAAGGTGTACCGCAGAAGCTGCACGCTCTCGAGACGTTCCTGCAGGATCATCCGGAGTGGATCGGCAAAGTGGTGCTGGTTCAAGTAGCAGTACCCTCGCGTCAAGATGTGGAAGAGTATCAAAACCTGCGCGCCACCGTCAACGAAGCGGTGGGTCGAATCAACGGACGCTTCGGAAcggtcgagtcgatgccGATCCACTTTCTGCATCGATCGGTGAGCTTCGATGAGCTGTGTGCGCTCTACGCTATCAGCGACGCATGTCTGGTCACTTCAACCAGAGATGGTATGAATCTGGTCTCGTACGAGTACATTGCATGTCAACAGCAAAGGGCAGGCGTCATGATTCTCTCGGAATTCgcaggcgcagcgcagAGCTTGAATGGCTCGCTGATATGTAATCCGTGGGACGCGTTTGCTGTCTCGGATGCAATTCACGAGGCGCTCACCATGCCGGCAAATGTCAGAAGGGAAAACTTCGAGAAACTCAGTAGATACGTCAAGAAACATACGGCTAGCTGGTGGGGCTTGAGCTTTGTCAATGATCTCAAGAGGATCAAGGTAGAAGGCGAGGCGGAGAGTCCTAGTGCGGGTGtgccgagcttgccttCTCGACCTTGA
- a CDS encoding putative glycine decarboxylase subunit T, whose translation MFATRTVAATSAVVRTAGRSVLPRHLAARVVASASAHNASAASSLRDGLVGSRQLHSSSTRAADTKSEAMSSPSTPLTDALSKTGLYDFHVKNGGKMVPFGGYLMPLTYGDVGQVASHHHVRTHAGLFDVGHMVQHKFKGPGALKFLQHLTPASLTSMPAFSSTLSVLMSEQGGILDDLIITKHADDSFYVVTNAGCRTEDLAWFKKQLDAWKGDAVKHEVMDDWGLLALQGPTAAKVLEKLVGDFDLNTLTFGKSVFVPLKIAGDKVECHVARAGYTGEDGFEISIPPASTVKVAEALLSDSEVQLAGLAARDSLRLEAGMCLYGHDLDASVSPVEGALAWCVGKDRRAAADFLGAERVLKELKEGPPRRRIGLFIDGGIAREGANLFTPEGKVVGRVTSGIPSPTLGKNIAMALVENGQHKKGTKLKVEIRKKLRDAEVAKMPFVESKFFRG comes from the coding sequence ATGTTTGCAACCCGTACTGTCGCAGCTACCTCTGCGGTGGTGAGAACGGCTGGACGCAGTGTCTTGCCTCGTCACCTCGCTGCTCGTGTCGTagcttcagcttcggcaCACAACGCTTCAGCCGCGAGTTCTCTCCGAGATGGACTTGTTGGCTCCCGACAGCTCCACTCGAGCAGCACACGTGCTGCTGATACAaagagcgaggcgatgAGCTCGCCTTCGACGCCTCTCACTGACGCCCTCTCCAAGACGGGTCTGTATGACTTCCACGTCAAGAACGGCGGCAAGATGGTGCCGTTTGGCGGCTACCTCATGCCTCTCACATACGGCGATGTTGGGCAGGTAGCCTCGCATCATCACGTCCGCACGCACGCTGGTCTCTTTGACGTCGGCCACATGGTGCAGCACAAATTCAAGGGCCCTGGTGCGCTCAAATTCCTGCAGCATCTGACACCAGCGTCGTTGACCTCGATGCCTGCCTTCAGCTCTACACTTTCGGTGCTCATGTCTGAGCAGGGCGGTATCCTGGACGATCtcatcatcaccaagcATGCGGATGACAGTTTTTACGTCGTCACCAACGCTGGATGCCGTACCGAGGATCTTGCCTGGTTCAAAAAGCAGCTAGATGCATGGAAGGGCGATGCTGTTAAGCACGAGGTCATGGACGACTGGGGGTTGCTCGCCTTGCAGGGCCCAACGGCAGCCAAGGTTCTCGAGAAGCTGGTTGGCGACTTCGACCTCAACACGCTCACTTTCGGCAAGAGCGTCTTTGTGCCGTTGAAGATTGCCGGCGACAAGGTCGAGTGCCacgttgctcgagcaggctACACCGGCGAAGACGGATTCGAGATCTCGATTCCTCCCGCGTCAACGGTGAAAGTTGCCGAGGCTTTACTGTCGGATAGCGAGGTGCAGCTGGCCGGCTTGGCAGCACGAGACAGTCTGCGACTCGAGGCAGGCATGTGCCTGTATGGCCATGACTTGGATGCCAGTGTCAGCCCCGTTGAAGGTGCGCTGGCATGGTGTGTGGGCAAGGACCGACGTGCTGCAGCTGACTTTTTGGGAGCCGAGCGCGtgctcaaggagctcaaagagggtcctcctcgtcgccgGATCGGTCTTTTCATTGACGGCGGCATTGCACGAGAAGGAGCCAACCTGTTTACGCCGGAAGGCAAGGTCGTCGGTCGCGTCACCTCGGGTATTCCTAGTCCTACCTTGGGCAAGAATATCGCCATGGCACTGGTGGAAAACGGACAGCATAAGAAGGgcaccaagctcaaggtTGAGATTCGAAAGAAGCTgcgcgatgccgaggtggcCAAGATGCCGTTTGTCGAGAGCAAGTTCTTCCGAGGGTAA
- a CDS encoding putative proline iminopeptidase encodes MCTQKSEKPKLGLHAADVVDYTEAARSLIGYKDTLRQPYPPIEPFETGRLAVDGRHTIYYEWSGNPDGYPIVCLHGGPGGGIWSEERRWFDPSHYRILSFDQRGAGQSTPHADLVDNTTWHLVADMEKLREKFGITKWHVFGGSWGSTLSLAYAQTHPERVSALVLRGIFTLRKSELQFFYQNGASHIFPEQWDVYRDGIPPAERDDFIAAYNKRLTSDDAAVRLDAARRWSTWENSTSKLYVDANSLAKGEDDDWSLAFARIENHYFINQGWMQDGQLLNKENIDKIRHIPASIIQGRVDFVCPATTAWELHKVWPEAEFHLVPDAGHSAKEPGLADKLVQATDKYRSVK; translated from the coding sequence ATGTGCACGCAAAAATCTGAGAAGCCAAAGCTCGGGCTTCACGCGGCGGATGTTGTTGACTACACcgaagctgctcgctcgctgaTCGGCTACAAGGATACGCTTCGTCAACCGTACCCACCCATCGAGCCGTTTGAAACCGGTCGTCTTGCGGTGGATGGCCGACACACGATCTACTATGAGTGGAGCGGCAACCCGGATGGCTACCCGATTGTGTGCTTGCACGGTGGACCCGGTGGAGGAATCTGGTCTGAGGAACGACGCTGGTTCGACCCATCTCACTATCGCATTCTCTCGTTCGACCAGCGTGGAGCTGGCCAAAGCACGCCTCACGCTGACTTGGTTGACAACACCACCTGGCACCTTGTCGCAGACATGGAAAAGTTGCGCGAAAAGTTTGGCATTACCAAGTGGCACGTCTTTGGTGGCTCGTGGGGCTCTACTCTCTCCTTGGCATATGCTCAAACGCATCCTGAACGCGTGAGCGCGTTGGTTCTTCGCGGCATCTTCACACTGCGCAAATCAGAGTTGCAGTTCTTCTACCAAAATGGTGCCTCGCACATCTTCCCCGAACAGTGGGACGTCTACCGCGATGGAATCCCGCCCGCTGAACGCGACGACTTTATCGCCGCATACAACAAGCGTCTCACCTCGGACGACGCGGCTGTgcgtctcgacgctgctcgtcgatggaGCACGTGGGAGAATTCAACGTCGAAACTCTACGTCGACGCAAACAGCCTCGCCAAGggcgaagacgacgatTGGTCCTTGGCTTTCGCTCGCATCGAAAACCACTACTTTATCAACCAAGGCTGGATGCAAGACGGTCAGCTCCTAAACAAGGAAAACATTGACAAGATCAGGCACATTCCCGCATCCATTATTCAGGGTAGGGTCGACTTTGTTTGTCCAGCCACAACCGCTTGGGAACTCCACAAGGTTTGGCCAGAGGCAGAATTTCACCTGGTCCCCGACGCTGGTCACTCGGCAAAGGAACCGGGTCTCGCCGATAAATTGGTTCAGGCTACCGACAAATACCGCTCTGTCAAGTAG
- a CDS encoding uncharacterized protein (related to SNF2 family helicase/ATPase): MVVTTRKRTAAVFQPNTASASSTKRATSSTKSKPQGCAERSSKSRANAKMPSPVHSQDDRGSPTETEAELSAQAPTIPLFDFDIPLELDSPYGSRISAFNPAPYESLKHKLSQWFPELSMRDDNHADHLSSSPRATTKDNQSKRKPKSKRPDYIYLEVDFVPQLVSDWHLNLPRTSRGWSGSVTAKLHQALAVVASAPPGYSPSDIPPATKSTSQVLEAAHYEDDNMSDNEQDDPDTLLLGYLIPSAFKDAASHPLTHLDPVLISKEWIQLYGEVTLAPPFLPPMSEVFGPDAFETSSKRVSAQTSKSSSAANQPLARVISRSSDVPSTRLLGTLSVQVGLEPAALQYGAGKDKVDGFVASSDDLKNTAAQGSLGLARALRQAIPSIVDWDFSFVELDTDAHTYWDRNESFYDLPPKQSTLSRHLVLDNVEPLDFPNTSSTSNTLSKKRKKSSHMSFTSGRFRPYPPTLESAEDQDVPSSYVCSCLSCQIMTERNPVVAAPRLKQEALPPGEQISGTDTRLGDITSRKFLPLDTNVTSLLEACRPPSDGPKVYPPSDVIPTPLMGYQARCLAWLIKRETVVDEDIDQLMPNWLPLRCKDARHIMRRRLQLEAEREALMYVIQRSQSRARRTSKVKAAGLAALDAANDAETRITLTSNSSTSATVKTLGPLKREPFIDPVDQTFYFDQISGLLSLRRFCCRPSEPGGALCEAMGLGKTLESLSLIAARPRPDNSNLLEYDTSRSARMISEMEPSARPFVSRATLVVCPAALVEQWMDEIRKHFRSRSTVGTDSLDGHLSQQAGVIRYRHTDFAWDVRSRRADVRALAERKLTQPDIVVATYEELAFQLTESHKVPHNSNQVRTPLLEVLFWRILLDEAQIVAGASGKATSMVHELWRSNCWMVTGTPVTKGIRDIQGIFAFMDHDPLAAPRFFREILQQPFSQGSIEGIRRLRAILPRFVWRHTQVHVEDEITLPPCKNEVLELNLKHVERIFYDKEVSKFCDSFTKQAARGVVNVAQPTFLIHLRQLLSHPQVADEYLYFHNYSRLSFAELFQRFFQQAESELATLRMQLVTTTLQLVWSHDFYTAEKDKKRWRGGPSPLKDSEDVCRELDAALRVVTAALDEQARRSLGSSAENEQEAEMPNAEAQAALSNNSSAVDGTDATGGLEVSVTDDSTAGAEASSSMSAVTTDSVGEAAVVGSDSTLRINLSWEEANYWLRTLLQKHAAPATNGQNAETVIEPPARWDPERPSRTCFDKEFKNADDPSVNLTDPRYHLVVQDAGAEDMGQDEYLALITAQQNAQTYKDRAEPRKKVKMDALEPGLLKKSRLRGKATQRQITRVWSYKPKERLETTRARLHSLQSDLPGKAHEVAFLRQQLLEGLGGETQSGPGQAGDSVATASAEQPSGPECPICFESKIQIAVLPCYHSFCADCIDKICERNPRSASHLRASYDPLRCPKCRLKFLPNQVTRIMEPEKFVSMDGSGTVVGDWSGKISGLIVDLKERLAQDPTHKAVVFSHWPKMLTFAREALVQNGVSAVVFGGNETKQAEALRAMRDDDHVHVILVPFRASAGAAGLSLTSCDLAYLLEPALDTALEAQAVARIHRIGQRRETTIIRVKMKDTIEDAVMRIADERSRRGMAFAAQTNSGGDAVSAAVAASADPQAVLNGAGSSTAAQEATLTSSLNASTSGQEDLVAQTRVQAEEQKTLQAGLLTSNVRERSIKASLAASVGVGRESDNISLTMAEVGLILGFDAEEVKRKAKERRESVLRRAEFYGLYDYSSNARQLELDNLELEVRMEEGRRAMESWSSEDAEEVRWALEDEEENERTWAMDRQEE, from the coding sequence ATGGTCGTCACAACCCGCAAGCGGACTGCGGCTGTGTTTCAGCCAAACACAGCGTCTGCTTCGTCAACCAAACGAGCGACCTCATCTACCAAATCCAAACCTCAAGGTTGCGCTGAACGATCGAGCAAGTCCAGAGCAAACGCAAAGATGCCATCTCCCGTCCACTctcaagatgatcgaggATCTCCGACGGAGACCGAGGCGGAGCTTTCGGCGCAGGCCCCCACTATCCCGCTATTTGATTTTGATATTCCCTTAGAGCTCGACTCTCCTTACGGCTCACGCATATCCGCTTTCAATCCGGCACCATATGAGAGCCTCAAACACAAGCTCAGCCAATGGTTCCCCGAGCTCTCGATGAGAGATGACAACCATGCTGACCATCTCTCCTCAAGCCCTCGAGCCACAACCAAGGACAATCAGTCGAAGCGCAAGCCAAAGTCCAAGAGGCCAGACTACATTTATCTCGAGGTCGACTTTGTACCCCAACTTGTGTCTGATTGGCACCTTAACCTTCCCCGTACATCGCGCGGTTGGTCTGGAAGCGTCACTGCAAAGCTGCACCAGGCCCTTGCAGTCGTTGCGTCCGCTCCTCCAGGCTACAGTCCTAGCGACATTCCACCAGCAACCAAATCCACTTCCCAAGTCTTGGAAGCAGCACATTACGAGGATGACAACATGTCGGACAACGAACAAGATGATCCAGATACGCTTCTGCTCGGATACCTCATCCCTTCGGCCTTCAAGGATGCAGCGAGCCACCCTCTAACCCACCTGGACCCGGTCCTGATATCCAAGGAATGGATTCAACTGTACGGCGAGGTCACTCTGGCTCCGCCCTTTCTGCCTCCAATGTCTGAGGTCTTTGGTCCAGATGCTTTCGAGACATCCTCCAAGCGTGTTTCCGCACAGACATCCAAGTCGTCCTCTGCCGCCAACCAACCCCTGGCTCGCGTCATTTCCAGATCGTCAGATGTGCCGTCGACTCGCTTACTCGGAACCTTGAGCGTCCAAGTCGGCCTAGAACCAGCCGCTCTCCAATACGGCGCAGGCAAAGACAAAGTTGATGGCTTTGTTGCTTCAAGTGACGACCTCAAGAACACAGCCGCACAGGGCTCGCTCGGCCTAGCTCGCGCGCTCCGCCAAGCCATTCCGTCCATCGTCGACTGGGACTTTAGctttgtcgagctggacACTGACGCACATACCTATTGGGATCGCAATGAGTCCTTCTACGATTTGCCGCCCAAGCAGTCGACACTCTCTCGTCATCTCGTGCTCGATAATGTGGAGCCTCTCGACTTTCCCAACAcgtcctccacctcgaaTACTttgagcaagaagcgcaagaagtCCTCCCACATGTCTTTTACATCAGGTCGCTTTAGACCATATCCTCCCACGCTTGAATCCGCCGAAGACCAAGACGTTCCATCCAGCTATGTATGCTCTTGTCTCAGTTGCCAGATCATGACCGAAAGAAACCCGGTCGTAGCAGCGCCTCGTCTCAAGCAGGAAGCTCTGCCACCCGGAGAGCAGATTTCGGGCACCGATACAAGGCTTGGCGACATCACTAGCAGAAAGTTTTTACCCCTCGACACCAACGTCACTAGTCTCCTAGAGGCTTGCCGTCCCCCTTCGGACGGACCCAAGGTCTATCCACCGTCTGACGTCATTCCCACCCCATTGATGGGCTATCAAGCTCGATGTCTGGCATGGCTGATCAAGAGAGAGACTgtggtcgacgaggacaTCGATCAACTCATGCCCAATTGGCTCCCCTTGCGGTGCAAGGATGCGCGACACATCATGAGGAGGCgtctgcagctcgaggctgagcgagaagcgctCATGTATGTGATACAGCGcagccagtcacgagcgcGACGCACTTCCAAAGTGAAAGCAGCAggtcttgctgctctcgacgctgccaatGATGCCGAGACTAGAATCACTTTAACAAGCAATTCCTCGACAAGCGCCACTGTGAAGACACTCGGTCCCTTGAAAAGAGAGCCATTCATCGACCCCGTCGATCAGACTTTCTACTTTGACCAGATCTCGGGCTTGCTGAGTCTTcgtcgcttctgctgccgTCCGAGCGAGCCTGGAGGTGCGCTCTGCGAGGCGATGGGCCTTGGAAAGACGCTCGAGAGTCTCTCACTCATCGCAGCGCGTCCTCGTCCCGACAATTCGAATCTTTTGGAGTACGATACCTCACGCAGCGCACGGATGATTTCAGAGATGGAACCATCGGCGCGTCCGTTTGTATCACGAGCCACGCTGGTGGTATGTCCTGCTGCATTGGTAGAGCAGTGGATGGACGAAATCCGCAAGCATTTCCGCAGTCGCAGCACCGTCGGTACGGACTCACTGGACGGCCATCTCAGCCAACAAGCAGGTGTCATCCGATACAGACACACTGACTTTGCCTGGGATGTGCGCTCGCGACGTGCCGACGTTCGAGCACTTGCAGAAAGGAAGCTTACCCAGCCGGACATTGTTGTTGCGACGTACGAAGAGCTGGCCTTCCAGCTCACCGAGAGCCATAAAGTACCCCACAACAGCAACCAAGTTCGTACGCCGCTGCTGGAAGTCCTCTTCTGGCGCATACTTTTGGACGAGGCACAGATCGTTGCTGGCGCGTCCGGCAAAGCAACCAGCATGGTCCACGAGCTTTGGCGTAGCAATTGCTGGATGGTCACAGGAACACCCGTAACCAAGGGCATCCGCGATATTCAGGGCATCTTTGCGTTTATGGATCACGACCCCTTAGCAGCGCCGCGCTTCTTCCGCGAAATTCTTCAGCAGCCTTTCAGTCAAGGCTCCATCGAAGGCATCCGCCGCCTACGCGCCATCCTGCCGCGTTTCGTCTGGAGGCACACACAAGTCCAcgtcgaagacgagattACACTGCCTCCCTGCAAGAACGAGGTGCTTGAGCTCAATCTCAAGCATGTCGAACGGATCTTTTACGACAAGGAAGTGAGCAAGTTCTGTGACAGCTTCACAAAGCAAGCCGCCAGAGGCGTTGTCAATGTCGCTCAGCCGACGTTTCTCATTCATCTCCGCCAACTGCTCAGCCATCCTCAAGTTGCAGATGAGTATTTGTACTTCCACAACTACTCACGGCTGTCGTTTGCTGAGTTGTTTCAGCGCTTCTTCCAACAGGCCGAGTCCGAGCTCGCCACGCTCCGCATGCAACTTGTCACCACcacgctgcagctcgtaTGGAGCCACGACTTTTACACCGCAgagaaggacaagaaacGCTGGCGCGGTGGTCCGTCCCCGCTCAAAGATTCAGAGGATGTTTGTCGAGAGCTGGACGCAGCGTTGCGGGTAGTCACTGCCGCGCTAGAtgagcaagctcgccgaagTCTTGGTTCGTCTGCAGAgaacgagcaagaagccgagatgCCCAACGCTGAAGCGCAGGCCGCGTTATCCAACAATTCGTCGGCGGTCGATGGCACCGATGCCACTGGCGGTCTCGAGGTTAGTGTGACCGACGATTCAACAGCTGGTGCTGaagcatcgagctcgatgtCGGCAGTGACCACTGATAGCGTTGGCGAGGCCGCTGTGGTAGGATCCGATTCGACACTGAGGATAAACCTCTCGTGGGAGGAGGCAAATTATTGGTTGCGCACGCTTCTGCAGAAGCATGCCGCACCTGCCACCAACGGTCAAAACGCAGAAACGGTCATCGAACCGCCGGCACGCTGGGATCCAGAACGACCCAGCCGCACCTGCTTCGACAAGGAGTTCAAGAATGCAGACGATCCCTCGGTCAATCTCACAGATCCTCGTTatcacctcgtcgtccaggACGCCGGCGCCGAAGATATGGGCCAAGATGAATACCTGGCGCTAATCACGGCACAACAAAATGCGCAAACGTACAAAGATCGCGCTGAGCCTCGCAAGAAAGTCAAGATGGATGCTCTCGAACCTGGCTTGCTCAAAAAGTCGCGTCTTCGCGGCAAAGCCACGCAACGGCAAATCACACGAGTGTGGTCTTACAAGCCCAAGGAGCGTCTCGAGACGACAAGGGCGAGGCTTCACAGTCTACAGTCAGATCTGCCGGGCAAGGCGCATGAGGTTGCTTTCTTGCGGCAGCAACTGCTTGAGGGTCTTGGCGGCGAGACACAGTCTGGTCCCGGACAAGCCGGCGACTCTGTGGCCACTGCTTCCGCCGAGCAGCCTTCTGGACCCGAATGTCCGATCTGCTTCGAATCCAAAATACAGATTGCGGTGCTGCCGTGCTACCACTCCTTTTGCGCCGACTGCATCGACAAGATCTGCGAGCGCAATCCTCGATCGGCAAGCCATTTGCGGGCCAGCTACGATCCGCTACGCTGCCCGAAATGTCGACTCAAATTTCTCCCCAACCAGGTCACGCGAATCATGGAGCCAGAAAAATTTGTCTCGATGGACGGCTCAGGGACGGTGGTTGGCGATTGGAGCGGCAAAATCTCAGGTCTCATTGTGGATCTCAAGGAACGATTAGCTCAAGACCCTACCCACAAGGCTGTCGTTTTTTCGCACTGGCCCAAGATGCTGACCTTTGCGCGCGAGGCTCTCGTGCAGAACGGCGTCTCAGCGGTGGTCTTTGGCGGCAATGAAACAAAGCAAGCGGAAGCTTTGAGGGCGAtgcgcgacgacgatcacgTCCATGTAATACTCGTACCATTCCGAGCCAGTGCAGGTGCAGCCGGTCTCTCGCTAACGTCGTGCGATCTGGCATATCTCCTAGAACCGGCCTTGGACACAGCTCTCGAGGCTCAAGCAGTGGCACGCATTCATCGCATCGGTCAGCGGCGTGAGACCACAATCATTCGCGTCAAGATGAAAGATACGATCGAAGACGCCGTCATGCGCATCGCGGACGAGCGCTCGCGCCGAGGAATGGCGTTCGCTGCACAAACAAATTCCGGCGGTGATGCAGTCTCTGCGGCAGTTGCTGCGTCTGCAGACCCCCAGGCGGTTCTTAACGGAGCTGGTTCCTCAACAGCTGCACAGGAAGCAACACTGACGAGCAGTCTGAATGCGAGTACCTCAGGCCAGGAGGACCTAGTCGCACAAACTCGCGTCCAGGCCGAAGAACAGAAAACTTTGCAAGCTGGGCTTCTAACCTCGAATGTACGAGAACGTTCAATCAAGGCATCATTGGCAGCTTCAGTTGGAGTCGGACGCGAGTCGGACAACATTAGCCTGACGATGGCTGAAGTTGGTCTTATCCTTGGCTTTGACGCGGAAGAAGTCAAGCGAAAAGCAAAAGAGCGCAGAGAATCTGTGCTGAGGAGGGCAGAATTTTATGGACTGTATGActacagcagcaacgctcgCCAGCTTGAGTTGGATAATCTCGAATTGGAAGTGAGGATGGAGGAGGGACGACGGGCCATGGAAAGTTGGTCCAGCGAGGACGCGGAAGAGGTAAGATGGGCGCTggaggatgaagaagagAACGAGCGAACTTGGGCCATGGATCGGCAAGAAGAATAA